A single Actinomycetota bacterium DNA region contains:
- the ald gene encoding alanine dehydrogenase encodes MIVGVPKEIKNNEFRVGLTPGGVAEFVAHGHAVLIEAGAGVGSSFSDTEYTAAGAQMVASAAEVFERADMIIKVKEPQAEEIELLRPGQILYTFLHLAPDRPQTEGLVKSGAISIAYETVELPNRSLPLLAPMSEVAGRMAAQVGAAYLQKPNGGRGVLMGGVPGVLPAKVVVFGGGVVGTNAAYVAMGMGADVTIMDINLDRLRYLDEIWGNRIRTMYSSKHNIEQIITEADLLIGAVLLIGAKTPFLVTRDMLSAMKQGAVIVDVSVDQGGCIETTKPTTHADPTYFVDGVLHYGVANMPGAVPHTSTLALMNSTLRYGLAIADKGWKQAVLDDPSLAKGVNVLDGAVTYQPVAEAHDVAYTPLSEMIGSATASR; translated from the coding sequence GTGATAGTCGGAGTACCCAAAGAGATAAAGAACAACGAGTTTCGGGTGGGCTTGACACCCGGTGGTGTCGCCGAGTTTGTCGCGCACGGACATGCGGTGCTCATAGAGGCCGGCGCGGGCGTTGGCTCTTCATTCAGCGACACAGAGTACACCGCTGCCGGCGCCCAGATGGTCGCTTCGGCGGCAGAAGTTTTCGAGCGCGCCGATATGATCATCAAGGTAAAGGAGCCTCAGGCCGAGGAGATCGAGCTATTGCGCCCGGGGCAGATACTCTACACGTTCCTGCACTTGGCTCCCGATCGTCCTCAGACCGAAGGCCTCGTGAAGTCAGGGGCGATATCTATCGCGTATGAAACAGTAGAGCTTCCCAACCGCTCACTCCCGCTGCTTGCTCCGATGTCGGAGGTCGCCGGCAGGATGGCAGCCCAGGTCGGCGCGGCGTACCTTCAGAAGCCCAACGGCGGACGTGGAGTTCTCATGGGTGGGGTTCCCGGTGTACTTCCGGCGAAAGTCGTTGTCTTCGGGGGTGGAGTAGTCGGCACGAACGCCGCTTATGTGGCGATGGGAATGGGCGCGGACGTTACCATAATGGACATCAATCTGGATAGGCTTCGTTATCTCGACGAGATATGGGGAAATCGCATCCGGACCATGTATTCCAGCAAGCACAATATCGAGCAGATCATCACCGAGGCCGATCTGCTGATCGGCGCTGTGCTTCTCATCGGCGCCAAGACGCCGTTTTTGGTCACGCGAGACATGCTTTCCGCGATGAAACAGGGCGCGGTTATAGTTGACGTGTCCGTAGATCAGGGAGGCTGCATCGAAACCACAAAGCCCACTACACATGCCGATCCCACCTACTTTGTAGATGGCGTCTTGCACTATGGCGTGGCAAATATGCCAGGCGCCGTCCCGCACACCTCCACCCTGGCGCTGATGAACTCCACGTTGCGCTATGGTCTGGCGATAGCGGACAAGGGCTGGAAGCAGGCGGTACTCGACGATCCTTCGCTTGCCAAAGGGGTAAATGTGCTCGATGGAGCGGTCACCTATCAGCCTGTAGCTGAAGCTCACGACGTGGCGTACACGCCTCTA